In a single window of the Candidatus Neomarinimicrobiota bacterium genome:
- a CDS encoding class I SAM-dependent methyltransferase yields MVKRLLAKYIGKETKRLLDIGCGTGNMVEILSAQGHKVVGLDLLPQGLRSTRQKVPHSMLIQADLSIPLPLSDNVFDVVIVLDVLEHVDDESLLEEVKRVLNPGGIILLTVPAFQWLWSFRDTDAGHLRRYTRKSLHDLMSKSDLQIVEMRYYQFFLFPFIAMTRFIGRKRKEVRDFEEQPIWVVNKALSWINRLEVWLSDYIPLPYGSSLAIVCQKS; encoded by the coding sequence TTGGTCAAGCGCCTCCTTGCCAAATATATCGGTAAGGAGACAAAGAGGTTACTTGACATAGGCTGCGGAACAGGCAATATGGTTGAGATATTATCTGCGCAGGGTCATAAAGTTGTAGGATTAGATTTACTCCCGCAAGGTTTACGTTCTACGCGTCAGAAAGTCCCGCACTCGATGCTTATTCAGGCTGATTTGTCAATCCCGCTTCCTCTTTCAGATAATGTGTTCGATGTTGTAATAGTATTAGACGTTCTGGAGCATGTGGACGATGAAAGTCTTCTCGAAGAGGTAAAAAGAGTATTAAATCCAGGTGGGATCATCCTATTGACTGTGCCGGCGTTTCAGTGGCTCTGGAGTTTTAGAGATACGGATGCCGGGCATTTACGAAGGTATACGCGTAAATCACTTCATGATCTTATGAGTAAATCAGATCTTCAAATAGTTGAAATGCGGTATTATCAATTTTTCCTGTTTCCGTTTATAGCTATGACCCGGTTTATCGGACGAAAAAGAAAGGAGGTGCGTGATTTCGAGGAACAGCCAATTTGGGTCGTTAACAAAGCTTTGTCCTGGATAAACAGGTTAGAAGTCTGGCTTAGTGACTATATACCTCTACCATATGGTTCATCACTGGCTATTGTATGTCAGAAAAGCTAA
- a CDS encoding BamA/TamA family outer membrane protein: protein MTKITLILSLCFISTELFAQVDSNAVFLSDSIPENKISKRPTVAIVLGGGGARGISHIGAFKMLEKYNIPIDLIIGVSMGSIMGGLYASGYTASQLEEFVLTSDWDDLLAEELERKTLLASQQEAGEQYNFSFRFQGFKPYIPLGLSSGQKLTRRLNRLFLQAPFKPDPDFDHLKIPFRTVVLDLKSGNPVVFSEGDMVEILRASIAVPLLLSPIEKDGMLLTDGGIVNALPTDIAREMGADIVIAFDVVAPLRDRDDLGLPWQIADQIITIMMQPSLKELRKYADIIVRPDLANTLPADFSNPAELIKAGAIATEAKIALIDSMLKNWKNDNGHPALFQRSAPVSVISNDIFISSVILNGNSRFSDEEIVSASGLSVPGNLSSASLDKALELIIRLYRNDGYSLAEFSEINYDSSASSLEIQIEEGLITDIAVEGNDYTSDQVILSEFPLSVGDLFNIRKADKGLDNIYATRFFRQVSLFVEKTDAGHKIFLRVEEQPYLRVLVGVRTDRERATRGKIELRHENLFGSGNNASISGILGERDKEVQFRYRAPKFMNTFLTNGIQIGYSSRDDYLYGDGADRIGEYNEKRIVGSFLIGAQVRRFGAATGELMIIDTKIRGLRDRGFFREEDTGIVAVRLRSTVDRRNKLPVPTRGQFSRFTYIFALSTIGSNVSYNSFEGMFEFYHTFKKRLTFRPLLSFGIADLTTPFSEQFRIGGRKTFYGTRENRFVGRKFIYSSYELRYRLPVKNYFNIHFSLRYDFGKSLTNPETAFSFGNFVSGYGGAVIFETPIAPASIEWGKSSEGTERVYITAGYDFN, encoded by the coding sequence ATGACTAAAATTACACTTATTCTTTCCTTATGCTTCATTTCCACAGAGCTATTTGCTCAAGTTGATTCGAACGCCGTATTTCTATCCGATTCCATACCGGAGAATAAAATTTCAAAAAGACCGACAGTAGCAATAGTTCTCGGTGGAGGCGGCGCGCGCGGGATATCCCACATAGGGGCTTTTAAAATGCTTGAGAAGTACAACATACCGATAGACCTGATAATCGGCGTGAGTATGGGGAGTATCATGGGCGGTCTCTATGCGTCCGGATACACCGCGTCTCAACTCGAAGAATTTGTACTGACTTCCGATTGGGATGATTTGCTTGCCGAAGAGCTCGAGAGGAAAACCCTTTTAGCCAGCCAACAGGAAGCGGGAGAACAGTATAATTTTTCTTTCCGTTTTCAGGGATTTAAACCGTATATACCCTTAGGACTTTCGTCTGGCCAGAAACTTACCCGCCGTTTGAACAGGCTTTTTCTTCAGGCTCCGTTTAAGCCGGATCCCGATTTTGATCATTTGAAGATCCCGTTCAGAACGGTAGTTTTGGATCTTAAATCAGGTAATCCGGTCGTATTTTCAGAAGGAGATATGGTTGAAATTTTGAGAGCAAGCATAGCAGTCCCCCTGCTGCTTTCCCCGATCGAAAAGGACGGGATGCTCTTGACCGATGGAGGAATTGTTAACGCTCTTCCCACAGATATTGCCCGTGAAATGGGCGCTGACATTGTCATAGCGTTTGATGTGGTTGCGCCCCTAAGAGATCGGGATGACCTCGGACTACCATGGCAAATTGCGGATCAGATTATCACGATCATGATGCAGCCGTCATTGAAGGAGCTTAGAAAATACGCTGACATAATTGTAAGGCCTGATCTTGCAAACACGCTTCCGGCAGATTTTTCGAACCCGGCTGAATTGATAAAAGCCGGTGCGATAGCAACGGAAGCGAAAATCGCTCTGATAGATTCCATGCTGAAAAATTGGAAAAATGATAACGGTCATCCTGCGCTATTTCAGCGCTCAGCACCTGTTAGTGTAATATCAAACGACATATTCATATCTTCCGTGATTTTGAATGGTAATTCACGATTTTCCGATGAAGAAATCGTTTCGGCCTCCGGTCTCAGCGTACCCGGAAACTTAAGCTCCGCCTCTCTTGACAAGGCGCTCGAACTGATTATCCGGTTATACCGAAATGACGGATATTCGTTAGCAGAATTTTCCGAAATCAACTACGACTCTTCGGCCAGCTCTCTTGAGATTCAAATCGAGGAAGGGCTGATCACCGACATAGCCGTCGAGGGAAACGATTATACGTCAGATCAGGTAATTCTGAGCGAGTTTCCGTTATCCGTCGGAGACTTGTTTAACATTCGGAAAGCCGATAAAGGTTTGGATAATATTTATGCCACGAGATTTTTCAGGCAGGTCTCTCTTTTTGTGGAAAAAACCGACGCCGGACATAAAATATTTTTGCGGGTCGAAGAACAGCCATACTTACGGGTATTGGTCGGAGTTAGAACCGACAGGGAGAGGGCAACACGCGGCAAGATTGAACTCAGGCATGAAAACCTCTTCGGAAGCGGAAACAACGCTTCAATTTCGGGGATTCTCGGCGAAAGGGACAAGGAGGTTCAATTCCGCTACCGCGCCCCGAAGTTTATGAACACTTTTCTGACTAACGGCATTCAGATCGGATACAGCTCCAGAGATGATTACCTATATGGTGACGGCGCCGATCGTATTGGAGAGTATAATGAAAAAAGAATTGTCGGATCGTTCCTGATAGGAGCTCAGGTGAGAAGATTTGGAGCCGCTACCGGAGAGCTCATGATCATTGACACTAAGATAAGGGGGTTGAGAGACCGTGGTTTTTTTAGAGAAGAGGATACAGGGATAGTAGCTGTCAGATTGCGCTCTACGGTCGACAGAAGGAATAAACTTCCGGTACCCACGCGCGGACAGTTTAGTCGATTTACCTATATATTCGCTTTGAGTACCATCGGCAGCAATGTTAGCTATAATTCATTTGAAGGAATGTTCGAGTTTTACCACACGTTTAAAAAAAGACTTACTTTCCGCCCTTTGCTCTCATTCGGAATTGCCGACCTTACAACTCCGTTCTCTGAACAATTCCGTATCGGAGGAAGAAAAACTTTCTATGGAACTCGCGAAAACAGGTTTGTAGGCAGGAAATTCATATACTCAAGCTATGAACTGAGATACAGGCTGCCTGTCAAGAATTATTTCAATATCCACTTTTCACTTCGATATGACTTCGGCAAATCGCTCACGAACCCCGAAACCGCCTTTTCGTTCGGTAACTTCGTTTCGGGTTACGGGGGCGCAGTCATCTTTGAAACTCCGATCGCTCCTGCAAGTATTGAGTGGGGAAAGAGTTCAGAAGGAACCGAGAGAGTATATATTACAGCCGGTTACGATTTCAATTAG
- a CDS encoding tetratricopeptide repeat protein yields MKSCAKCGAENKDDSKFCSSCGNTFDATDQTKRFCSQCGSEVPLGADFCISCGAEVSPGREAIRPERAQAKAPKKRTTQLNPNRRRIGVMAFMIAIPLLSLLFYQIIIKPGSTIPKRPTTPSGMPVPRGNQSNGEDAMAPVMQKLDELNERIENDPDDFHAYLELGDMYATIGRYEEASEYFEEYLRIQPDDVRVRITLAEMYAGAEEVEKAKFQLETALKSDPDDEFALYNLGVILASMGDKEGARVQWQKVIDKNPDSDVGAAAKENLGNL; encoded by the coding sequence ATGAAATCGTGCGCGAAGTGCGGCGCTGAGAACAAAGACGACTCGAAATTTTGCTCTTCCTGCGGAAACACATTTGATGCAACCGATCAGACGAAGCGGTTTTGTTCCCAGTGCGGCAGCGAGGTGCCTCTCGGCGCCGATTTCTGCATCTCCTGCGGAGCTGAGGTCTCACCCGGCAGGGAAGCCATTCGACCTGAACGGGCACAGGCAAAGGCTCCGAAGAAACGGACAACTCAACTAAATCCGAACCGAAGAAGAATCGGCGTTATGGCTTTTATGATTGCCATTCCTCTTCTCTCTCTTTTGTTCTATCAGATCATAATTAAACCGGGCTCCACAATCCCAAAACGCCCCACAACGCCGAGCGGCATGCCTGTTCCCAGGGGAAACCAATCGAACGGTGAAGACGCTATGGCTCCGGTAATGCAAAAATTAGATGAATTGAACGAACGTATTGAAAACGATCCTGATGATTTTCACGCTTATCTTGAGTTGGGTGACATGTACGCGACTATCGGTCGATATGAAGAAGCAAGCGAATATTTTGAGGAGTATCTTCGGATACAGCCTGATGACGTGAGAGTAAGAATTACTTTAGCGGAGATGTATGCAGGCGCCGAAGAGGTGGAAAAGGCTAAATTCCAGCTTGAAACGGCGTTAAAGTCCGACCCTGATGACGAGTTCGCCCTTTATAACTTGGGAGTTATTCTCGCCTCCATGGGTGACAAAGAAGGTGCGCGGGTTCAATGGCAAAAGGTGATTGACAAAAATCCCGACAGCGACGTCGGAGCCGCCGCAAAAGAAAATCTCGGCAACTTGTAG
- a CDS encoding peptidase translates to MSYLFIFIDGIGIGERDTTSNPFAAANSKYFTAFLDDETVFRVTYRDGVIVPTDACLGVDGLPQSGTGQTSLFTGINAQKEVGRHVSAYPTPPLRKLLRSTNILMESHSSGFKTTFANAYHKKYFERPKKMISATTWLVLSSGIKINYLEDINEGRAVFHDLTNDYLIKEGYKVNKRTPYESGSVLADVTAEHDLTLFEYVMTDSIGHKREMDLALQQVKKIEEFLDGLFDTIELDKHSVLISSDHGNMEDVSVRTHTRNPVPTIIWGKDIEKLQQRIEKITDITPSLLRALGSASL, encoded by the coding sequence ATGAGTTATTTGTTTATTTTCATCGACGGAATCGGAATTGGCGAGCGCGACACAACATCAAATCCGTTTGCGGCGGCAAATTCAAAATATTTTACTGCTTTTTTGGACGATGAAACGGTTTTCAGAGTAACTTACAGGGACGGAGTAATAGTGCCGACCGATGCGTGTTTGGGAGTTGATGGTCTGCCGCAGAGCGGAACGGGGCAAACGTCCCTGTTTACCGGAATAAACGCCCAAAAGGAGGTCGGTAGGCATGTTAGCGCATATCCGACACCACCTCTCAGGAAGCTGCTGCGCTCGACGAATATCCTTATGGAATCCCATTCGAGCGGTTTTAAAACTACTTTTGCGAATGCCTATCACAAGAAATATTTTGAGCGGCCCAAAAAGATGATCAGCGCTACGACATGGCTGGTTTTGTCAAGCGGAATAAAAATTAATTACTTAGAGGATATCAACGAAGGTCGGGCTGTTTTTCATGATCTTACGAACGATTATTTGATTAAGGAGGGATACAAAGTTAACAAAAGAACTCCTTACGAATCCGGTTCTGTCCTCGCAGACGTTACTGCCGAACATGACCTCACTCTCTTCGAATACGTAATGACCGACAGCATCGGGCATAAGAGAGAGATGGATTTGGCGCTTCAACAGGTAAAAAAGATAGAAGAATTTTTAGATGGACTATTCGATACGATCGAGCTGGATAAACACAGCGTGCTGATCTCAAGCGATCATGGAAATATGGAGGACGTTTCTGTGCGAACTCACACGAGGAACCCCGTCCCGACAATTATATGGGGGAAAGATATAGAGAAACTTCAACAAAGGATCGAGAAAATAACAGATATAACTCCGTCACTTCTTCGCGCTCTCGGTTCCGCTTCCCTCTGA